CGCACCAACCTAATAAAAGGGCATCAACCAAAAACTACTATGTAGAATCAATGGGACATTTTAACACACAAGCCTTGCTTTATCAGTTCtcaaaacatataataattaaacggcTTAAGTGTGAAGTTTGGTGCAAAAAAAATACACCTAAATCCTCTGtcgagaaaagaacgaaattactttccgaacaatccaataaaatataaaatcgtaaagGGCATTCTTAGCTCTGTATCAGAAAAACGATGCGGAACGATGTATCGTATTTATACAGTTCCTCGTACGTAAAAACGGACCAATGGAATTGCTTGGTAGGTAACTATGGTTTTTAAAGCGCTCCTATTGGTGGAGGACAGAGTCACTACAGACTACATAACAGGAGACAAACCTCTCGACGGGTTGttattctcttatatatacgtGTTATCAAATCTGTTGCGATAAACAaagatttctatttaatatgcCGCCTAAAGCTAGTAGTGGCAACGaagtgattgcggattttGTCGATAGATAGACTAcactttcttttgttttgttaacgTGGTCATTGCATCTAacctatatttttttcttattatttcgacTTCTACCTTTAatttagtaaaaaaattatatcgattagtgctttagttttgtttttatcccaatttaaaaatggaagaagaagtgCACTTCAgacatattttattgtattactaCCGAAGAGGCATGAACGCAACGGAAGCACGAAAAAAGTTATGTGCCGTATATGGAAATGAAGCCTTGAAAGAAAGGCAGTGTCAAAATTGGTTTGCCAGATTTCGTTCTGGTGATTTTTCACTGAAAAATGCTCAACGATCTGGCCGTCCAGTTGAAGTTGATGAGATCCATATCAAGGCCATTGTCGATTCAGATCGTCATAGTACAACACGTGATATTGCGGAGAAGCTCAATGTATCGCATACatgcattgaaaaaaaattaaaaatgcttGGTTATATCAAGAAATACGATTTATGGATCCCTCACCAGCTTGAGGAAATGCATTTGACGCAACGCATTAGCATCTGCGATTCGCTTCTGAAACGCAACGAAACTGATCCATTTCTGAAAAGCCTAATTACTGGCGACGAAAAATGGATAGTTTATAACAACGTTAATCGGAAGAGATCGTGGGTGATGGAAGATGAACCAGTCCAAATGACATCAAAAGCAGAGATTCACCAAAATAAGATTATGCTGTCAGTCTGGTGGGATTATAAAGGAATTTTGTACTTTGAACTTATGCCACAAAACCAAACGATCAATTCAAACGTGTACGTTCAACAACTCGCCAAACTGAGCGATGCAATTCAAGAAAAGCGACCGGTATTGACACATCCTAAGGGAGTCATTTTCCACCATGATAATGCAAAGCCCCATACGTCTTCTTTGATCACTCGCCTAAAATTATTGGAACTGGGTTGGGATGTTTTATCACATCCACCACATAGCCCTGATCTTGCGCCTTCAAATTACCATTTGTTTCATTCCATGCAGAACTCcttcaatgataaaatttttgaCAACACTGATGATGTAAAATCACATTTAATTCAGTTTTTTGATAGCAAAGATCAGAAATTTTACGAACGTGGAATTTTGACACTGCCAGAACGATGGAAAAAAGTCATCGACAAGAACGGACAATATCTGATTgaataaagttatatttttaaacaaaaattaagaattttcctttttatttgaaatccgCAATCACTAGTAAAGGAAGGAAAGCTACGCTACTTACATCTACAAAGTACTTAAACAAGTACATCCGGATACTGGAATCTCCAGTAAAGCcatgaatattatgaatagTTTCGTCCATGATGTTTTTGAACGAATTATCGCTGAAGCATCGAGATTAGTTCATTACAATAAACGTTCGACAATAACTTCTCGGGAAATTCAAACTGCAGTGCGTTTGTTGTTACCTGGTGAGCTCGCAAAACACGCTGTTAGCGAAGGTACTAAAGCTGTGACCAAATACACGAGctcaaaataaatgattaatatcgtGGAAATATAAAACTGGCCCTTTTTAGGGCCACCAAATAAGTTTTTACGTTGAACATGTTCTtgtgtaaaaatattctaatttttaattactttgtcattttctatttaatgataacaaatggaacggatgaatattttataaataaatagtacgTTAAATTACTATTTACGTTGCGTGCATAATATACTGTAactgcattaaaaaaaatatgtcggCTTGTAacttataacaaaataacaaactTTTTTTTGGAAAAGCAAACTGTTAACTaaagcaaataaaattaaaatgtttttataatgaataacaTTTGAATCTTCAAGGTCACTTtgttaattatgatatatgtaATTCCAACTATACTACTAATAAATggattattactatagttgaTATTATCAGAAAAGTTCGAATTCGTTACTGAAAATGTAGCCCTGAAAAGgatcattttcataatcaAAAGATAACCAAAGAATCTGCACTTATGGTTGTTTTTAATTTCCCAACCCTTAGAAAGTTCGTCCTTGACGTTTACGCAGACGGCATTCATGGCTGTAACGGTTTTTCTGTTAGCGTGTTCGGTGTACGTGACTGCATCAGGAATAACGTTTTTCTAGAAAAACATTCAATACATCTACGAGTTTCCTCGTAAATCAATTTAGATAAACGCTTCACACTATCTCGACGAGCTAAACGACAAAAGTTTAGTGATACTTTGGATGTTGTCGCTAAGAACCTTTTTCTAAAGCTtcgtgtctctctttttcaatccATTTTCCAATCTTTCCTTGATCAGTCAttgtgaaattttatatatgaagtTTTACGTCCGAAAAATATACGATCTTATgctataacaaaagaaaaaactaaatcTAATAAATGGCTACGATGTCCCGTTCAAACTACTCACCTTTGAAAACTACAATTTTCTTACGATTGTCTCACTTTTGGATTTTTGGATTTTTGGATTTCTTGTATTTAGCTTTCGAAATTTCTACGAGTCCCTTCGtagcataatttttttattctttcgatcatcgaatcttttttcctttaatagaTTTCTTCAATTTCGAAGAGctagaaatttatttctttgatcaTTGCTggatttttattgattaaagCATAAACTCGTTCAACATTTTCAGGGTTTTTAGGGTATTTACAGGCCTGTCAGAATGAGAGTAGCTTTCAATTGATGtatgatcatttttaaatcgtcTAAATCATTTTTTGATCCGAGTATCACTCATGGATTCATCATGGATTTCAGGAAGCATGTGGATGATATCCGAATACAAACGGTTAAGTTTTTGGTAAAATTTAATGctaattctttattctatgcGTATTCCGTTATCATTAAATGCGACGCTTACGAAATTTTACGTTTATTCAACAACGTACAGTTATTGACTGAAGAAGACTTGAAGCAGGAACGACGTATTATGCTGCCTGGCAGGGGTTTTCGTAAAAGTTTCCCTTCCCCCTAAAAGATAAATACCTATTTTTCACAATAACAAATccaggtaaaaaaagaaagttaaagcATAAGATCGGATACTTGCGGACAGAAAAAGCATTTTCGGACCTTAAAAGCAAAGTAAATCACAAATGAATATATCTGGGATAAACACTCTGCGCAAtctatttctttgaaaaatatttcacgaagtTATTTATCCTTAGTaagatagtaaaaatatttatgtaaataataaataaaattacaagaaATGTTCTACAATATTTcgtttttgatattaatagaaatctATACActgattttaatgaatttaagaagaaaattaattatatgaagagttataaaaatataaactataaaaacctaaaaggaatatttattgaaaataacaagTCTTATTTATGAATCGAAATAAGTTCATCGGAAATAAAATTGTTGGCCCTGAAAAGGGCCGTTTTTTGGTATTTGAAATCTGATCAAATTAAGCTCTTTCTCCTCTAATTCGTCGTGCCAATTGAATATCTTTAGGCATGATGGTAACACGTTTTGCGTGAATGGCACAAAGATTAGTATCTTCGAATAATCCAACCAAGTATGCTTCACTAGCTTCTTGAAGAGCCATTACAGCTGAACTTTGGAAACGTAAATCGGTTTTGAAATCTTGAGCAATTTCACGTACGAGACGTTGAAATGGTAACTTTCGGATAAGTAATTCAGTACTCTTTTGATAACGACGAATTTCACGAAGAGCCACAGTGCCTGGCCTATAACGATGAGGTTTCTTTACTCCACCAGTTGCAGGCGCACTCTTTCGAGCTGCCTTGGTAGCCAATTGCTTCCGAGGAGCCTTTCCACCAGTTGACTTTCGCGCGGTTTGCTTAGTACGAGCCATTCTTAAAATCGACGATAAATAACTTATTCAACGAACAGCTGAGCAACTAATAACTCTTCCGAAGAATCCtgccatttatatatactgtaGAGTACCCGTACTGATCGTTGATTGGACAGAGAATCGATAGTGGGGGAAATCATTAGAGGTGGTCCAACTTTCTACGCGGTAGAAATTCTTCGTACGTATGATTACTACTAGATGGCGTATTAAGACAATATTTCTTCCTAGGTATTCAAGAATtcgaaatgttttttatttttcttacaatttGGAATCTCTAAAATAGGTCCTTAAAATATTAAGATGTCAATTATAATACTTCTAAAGTTATACAGATTTAGAGACCACGGCGTCgcaaaaaattgtttcttcaaccctttttttcgtccttttcgACTTATTCTTTGTCCTTTTACTTTGATTCTATTAGACGTAACATTTCCGTTACAACGattagtatatttttaaactcTGAACGAAGTAGACgtgaaattttgaaaaattgataGAAAAGGCGATCAAGGTTAGCACGCGTATAAGATAATATCagaaaatagaaagttttGCGAAAATCGATACAATTTCGAAACTGGCATTGAATATGGCAatatatcagaaaaaaaaaaatttgagagATAGTATAAACGataagttttatataaacaaagaaGATAACTATAGTATCCTAAACTTTTTTTGGGTTTTCTCTGTTATCagtgcatttatatatatataaaaagtataaaaaagatataacttttattaaaaaaagtagaTTGGATTGTATAATGGCATGAAATACAGTTCTGGGTTGCGTTAATGaagttgttataatttatatcaactTATGTCCTTTGTTTGATAAAAGTTTTGAAATAAACtgaagaataatttttgtcaTTTGACTTTTAGGCATTGGTTTAAAGAGATTCACTTTATTCTTTGGAATTATGAATACTAGTCAAGGACTtactgtaaaaatatattacgcatgccttgaaaataatcattgTTCATGCGAACCAGTCTATGATATTGTGATGATAAAAGCCGGCGAggtagagaaaaggaaatacacTAATACAACGTATGAATTGACCATGTCCGGAGTtggtacgtaaaaaaaaaatctttcagcTCGCTGTTTGGGGTCACCATTCACATTGAACTATATAGTAAGTATAAAGTTATCGATATAGTTATCGATGAATTTGAGTTTTTTACcaatcatttaatttatagaacgataaaattaatacttcggaataatataaagaacaaACAATCATCAAGATTTAGttgacaataaaagaaaatggatataGTAAAGGAAATGTTATTGCAGAAAAGATAGAGCAGATATTTTATAagagtttttcgaaaattgagtaaaattttttttacagtcTGGTATGACTGATTAGTAAGTTATTGAAAGTTGTTATTAGTCCTTATACTCGTTATTAGTCATTATCGTAACTTCAATCGCATTTTTTGTAACAACATGGAAAACATTAAATGAGTATTTctggaaataatattttccagattgttcgtatatttttttgaaaaattattggaccaatcgatttgaaattttataaaaataataagtaaatctatataaaactatagatggaactaatattatatcgagtttggatatttttcttttgtcctcttattttgatgaaaaatttttccagAAAATTGtactttgatttcaatgatTTGGTTAGTTATCAAGTGAAAACTGTActcatataaattaaaaaaaactttggTTTTTTGTTTCAAACAAATAGAATGACTGCAACGacgaatttattttccatgACGTAAGATGTAGTACGTAAGACCTAAAGAAATTCACCAATCAGAATTGTTCATTCCCCTCCACCTTTTACAACTGCAATATACAAGTTATagcattaaaaaattttacaaggATGAATATTTCTTACAGCTAACGGTCCAACTAATCACATGCCTTTTTGCATATAAACTTGttgttatttcaaattttatgaAGGTAATCTTATATGTATCTCTTATATATTGCAATTAGAATTATGAAGAACATTCtgttttaatgttttaataaaacataaatgcattaaaaaaaacgaTGATGCAGCATTTGATGTATGAGAATTGTATATTTTCGTATGATTTCCTCGATGATGACTGTAATTGGACGAAGTTAATGACTTAAGGTAGTCGTAAATATGATGACGTTTACGTAGAAACAACTTACGGTTTTCATCTTACATTTTACATCGATgcttgtttataatattaaataaatattaatgtacgTAGTAGTATTTTCAAGGTCACACGGTAAAAGATCGATACATCGATCTCTTTGTCCGTTCGTACTGAGACTGCCCCAAGGCATTGGCGTGAGATGATAGGGATACCTTCTGTCCACGTGTACAGATTTGCTGTACTCTCACTGTTTTCGTCGATACCAGTGACACTCATCCTGCGGCTACTAGTTCTATACTGATTTATAAATCctcgaacaataataaaaataaaacggaaGTTAAAAACCCTGGTGCAGATAACAACGACATTAGTAATTTTCAGTCCAGAAGTACTACCTTATTCCAGCTCTATATTctaaactttttaatttttgtgaCATTTCTCGCCTTAAATGTGAATTTATTGTCTTTTGGTGTGAAAGACATGaaagatgaaataattatatacgtgAATAATTAGAATCGAATTGATTGCGAGTACAATTCAACAATTTACTTTTAGAAACAAAGCTTATACATActttatatgtttatgtacattgtgaatttcaaatattaggTAATATcaagtatatattatgtacttTTATCTTTACAACAAGTAACAATATTGTTTGTTTGATATAAAGTGATTGTATAAAGTGATCCTACAAAAAACTTTATtcttatgaattaataataattattttattaatcattttacttattacaatatataatttctataaaattaaaaggttgaaaataatttttcaaggtATAATTTTATCTTGTCGACAAATAAACATGAAGGTAGTATCGACTCGAATGCAACTTACGATGACCAACTGTGTCTCATACGGTGTTGCCAAATCCTTACGTGGATTTGTTACACATTCTTTCATTACAACGTTGCCAGATATTATGCTTGCCTTCTGTATATTTTTTGTGAAATACTAATGcgatttagaaataaattgttcACATATTTATCTTAAACAAATGGTTAAACAAATCtcctttaatttaatatacttaatTTTGCATAATAGACcttttgatataattgttttagaatttcgttaaaaaaaaatgagaattatttttaaatgttagaaataatatttgtaaatatacaaaagatatattttcatttacaacaaattattaataatacgattcaaaagaaataattccttAAGAAGAAATCAATTTGGTGGCCCTAAAAAGGGCCGTTTTAGTttgcaaatttttaattatgttttcttttctgtcttcTTTGGAAGCAAAACAGCCTGTATGTTCGGCAAGACACCACCCTGAGCAATAGTCACGCCAGAcaacaatttatttaattcttcgtCATTTCGAATCGCCAATTGTAAATGTCTTGGAATAATtctagtttttttattatcgcgaGCTGCATTTCCGGCTAATTCGAGAACTTCAGCAGCCAGATATTCCATCACTGCTGCCAAGTAAACTGGCGCTCCAGCCCCAACGCGTTCGGCATAATTACCTTTCCTTAAAAGACGATGGATACGGCCAACCGGAAACTGTAATCCAGCTCTATTTGACCGTGACTTCGTCTTTCCCTTGACCTTACCACCTTTTCCACGTCCAGACATATCAAAgctctttaaaaatataaatttacttaATCAGAACGAGCACTGCGAGCTCTATTTCAGAAGTAACAACGTGTAGCGGCGTTGTTGTATTTATACAGTTTCTCTTATGTTGAAAGGGACCAATAGAAATGTTCCAGAGAATCTTAAACTTCTACAGCGCTCCTATCGGGTAAAGACGAAATTACGATGTACTATATAAcggaaacaatttttttaagtttACAATAAAGTCgtttttattcccttttttttcgtatagcataatttttgtcaaattaaaaaataatataataaaatagcaattaaataatacaaaaaataaataaaacaaatgaaacaataacaaataaattaaataaaataacatttataaaattaacttgaattgtaaaataaattacagtTATAGTAtgtaaaagtaattaattgataaaataaattggaaaatacaaaatacttGCAAATAGgtaattcaaaataatttagtTAGCCGTTATCTTGAGTATCTCCTTTGGCTAAATGTTTTCTTTAAGAAATTTGATTACTTCTCAATAACATCATAAATCTAGTTTAGTATACAGTTAGAATTGCATTGcaattttttcccttctttcttgtcatataattgttaaatttgtTTACTTGTTCAAATATAATTGAGGAAAAAGAACGACAATCACAGCTCTCTTTTCGAGACACAAATTTCATTCGCATCTccatacaaaatattaatctaCGTATTAAACtttctataaattaaaatttagaacgatattattatacagaCAAAATTTTctgtacatatttttattgatcttcGAGTATTCTCTATTTTCCAACTTTTCgttgatataaaatgaattataaacaGTTTTctgtaaagaaaatatgaattacGATGAGAAAATGTAATACATTCGACTTCAATTTTCAAAACAGATATAACATCGAATAACTATACATTGGATGCATGAtgcaagaaaagaaattgtaccttaacaaagaaatgttttcctaataaaaattaaagaattttttttatagcgagaacaaaaataaacgtaaccaaatataactaaaatattgttttaataaatataacaattgaaTTCTATGTCACATAAATGaggttttatatttaatttattagtataatatCACATAGTGTATTAGAAGTTCCAATTcgttaaagaaaatgttttggTCCTGAAAAGGGCcgtttataaacaaaaaatgactGGAGAAGATTCTGCACCTATTCTTATGCAGATTTTTAACCACCAAATCCATAAAGAGTACGTCCTTGACGTTTCAGAGCGTAAACGACGTCCATGGCTGTCACAGTCTTTCTCTTAGCGTGTTCGGTGTACGTGACTGCATCACGAATAACGTTTTCCAGAAAAACTTTCAATACGCCACGAGTTTCTTCGTAAATTAATCCAGAAATACGTTTCACACCACCTCGCCGGGCCAAACGACGAATCGCAGGCTTGGTGATACCTTGGATATTATCACGAAGGACTTTCCTGTGACGTTTGGCACCTCCCTTTCCCAAtccttttcctccctttcctCGTCCAgtcattgtaaaatttttacaaaagtaAATAGAATCAGATTAGAACAGAAAGCTACGGAACCACAGCAATCGTCGGAATGACGCAGAATGTAGGATGTCATTCTATTTATATCTGGCAACTAACCTTTTCCCCCACCAAATGCAATTCACCAATCAGAGAGCCTGGAGACGCTATCAGGTATCTTTCGTCTAATTCACTCGCTCAGACGttcaataatatgaaaaatatttcgcaaagttttttttcgttagtcaaatcataaaatattacttatcTAATGATCTAAACATTAAATAAACTTTCATAccttaaataaatgaataacactgcaatatttcgttttttttatattattataaatttacaaactaatttgatgaattttataaaaatattaattatatgaagagcacgtatttaaatgtatttattatatcaaaaatattatctatttactTCTAGTTAATTcatgtatatgtttattatatctttataaataaattttaataaagactattacaataaataaatttgatgcTTACTtgtctaaatatttttacatctagcaaataatagaattttaaataaatccaaatttcatcgtatatatttttaaaattatacaaagaaTAAAACTTTCAAAGATGATAATTTCTAATTGTAAAAACTACATCATTCATgcatgaaaattaattgacgctctatattaaatagaaaaaaaaagatattaaacaaCGATGCATACTATCTTCCAGAAGTTGAAGCAAAACCTAAAATAACTATGTTAGAAAGTATTTAATAGCTAAAATATAAACCAAACTAACTCTTCTTTAGTTTAAAAGTATGCTTCAATAAGCAATgccttcagaaaaacaatcaATAAGCTAATCCCTAACAAAGGCTTTTATTAGGAATACTATTATAAGCTGTTAggtattatcaatttattatgtCATCTTTGTCTGGAAATTTTCTGTTATGAAATTTGATAACTGATCTAATCTTGTTGTTAGTTGTCAAATTTATGCATGAGAATTAAACATAAAGTTTACATATGTATTCAATAGTATTGTAACATATCATTTTTAACACAATGATGATGTAATATTGTAAACTGAATTCTACCACAGTTATTAATAGGGTTTTTggaaaatatgttaaatatcCATGCACCTgtttaaaacaatataaatattttattatatgaagtTTTTCAGTAGGAATAATACCTATATCTTAAAGATCTTTATTATCAGCACTAtctgtatataaaaaagagtaAACATTCCTTTCTTATCTTACAATGTCTAtcagaaaaaagtaattattgatATGAGAATTACtgccatttttattatcattctcacTTAGTGTTTTATTGTCATACCACATTGATATATGAAAATACATTtgcaaaaaaattcaatataattatatttaactttttaaacttatttcctaaattttattaagaaaaaatatacgttGTAATGGGAATATTTATTGAtagatgtatatttttatttgtgaaTGAGAATAAGCCTATCATAAAAGAAATGCTGGCCCTGATAAGGGCCgttttttgttatttgaaaCCTTATCAAATTAAGCTCTTTCTCCTCTAATTCGTCGTGCCAATTGAATATCTTTAGGTATGATGCTAACACGTTTTGCGTGAATAGCACAAAGATTAGTATCTTCAAATAATCCAACCAAGTATGCTTTATTAGCTTTTTTAAGAGCCATTACAGTTGAACTTTGGAAACATAAATAAGTTTTGAAATCTTGTGCAATTTCACGTACGAGACGTTAGAATGGTAACTTTCGGATAAGTAATTCAGTGCTCTTTTGATAACGACGAATTTCACGAAGAGCTACAGTGCCTGGCCTATAACGATGAGGTTTCTTTACTCCACAGTTGCAGGTGCAGTCTTTCGTGCTACCTTGGTAGCCAATTACTTCCGAGGAGCCTTTCCACCAGTTGACTTTTGCGCGATTTGCTTAGTACAAGCCATTCTTAAAATCGACGATAAATAACTTATTCAACGAATAGCTGAGAAACTATTTTTTGACTTTATTTATTGCACGCAAACGTTTTAACACAGCTGAATGACTAGTCCCTAGTTTAGACGCAAGTGTTCGACTAGTTGTGTGTGGACTGGATTCCACAGTCATCCTTAATTCCTCGTTATCAATACGGGCCGGTGGTCTTCCTCGAGGCTCATTAACGATACTCAAATTGCCAGAACGAAATTTTTGGAACCAATATCGAgcatttttttcattggtGGATCCATCTCCAAATGCCTGATTAATATTTCTTGAAGCTTGAGCTGCGgtatgatttaatttaaactcGTACAAGAAGAGTAAATGTAAATCGCGTTTTGTTTCCATCTggtttagaataaaaataaaataaaaataggataTAAACacgaaaaaattttacataatgAGTAAGAAGAATACCTTTAagctttataaattaaaatatcgaacGCACATTACAATGTATCTCTCTCAGTCGCAGCTTAACGTagactaaagaaaaaaacgcccgtttcatagtttccaacctaataatTACTTCAGAAGCATACCcatcgtttatatattatgtagttTACCCATACTGATCGTTGATTGGACAGAGGATCGATAGTCGAGGAAATCATTAGAGGTATTCCTACTTTCTACGCGGTAGAAATTCTTCGTACGTATGATTACTACTAGATGGCGTATTAAGACAATATTTCTTCCTAGGTATTCAAGAATtcgaaatgttttttatttttcttacaatttGGAATCTCTAAAATAGGTCCTTAAAATATTAAGATGTCAATTATAATACTTCTAAAGTTATACAGATTTAGAGACCACGGCGTCgcaaaaaattgtttcttcaaccctttttttcgtccttttcgACTTATTCTTTGTCCTTTTACTTTGATTCTATTAGACGTAACATTTCCGTTACAACGattagtatatttttaaactcTGAACGAAGTGGACgtgaaattttgaaaaattgataGAAAAGGCGATCAAGGTTAGCACGCGTATAAGATAATATCagaaaatagaaagttttGCGAAAATCGATACAATTTCGAAACTGGCATTGAATATGGCAatatatcagaaaaaaaaaatttgagagATAGTATAAACGataagttttatataaacaaaaaagataactaTAGTATCCTAAACTTTTTTTGGGTTTTCTCTGTTATCAgtgcatttttatatatataaaaagtataaaaaa
This Vespa crabro chromosome 7, iyVesCrab1.2, whole genome shotgun sequence DNA region includes the following protein-coding sequences:
- the LOC124425585 gene encoding histone H2A-like, whose product is MSGRGKGGKVKGKTKSRSNRAGLQFPVGRIHRLLRKGNYAERVGAGAPVYLAAVMEYLAAEVLELAGNAARDNKKTRIIPRHLQLAIRNDEELNKLLSGVTIAQGGVLPNIQAVLLPKKTEKKT
- the LOC124425591 gene encoding histone H4 gives rise to the protein MTGRGKGGKGLGKGGAKRHRKVLRDNIQGITKPAIRRLARRGGVKRISGLIYEETRGVLKVFLENVIRDAVTYTEHAKRKTVTAMDVVYALKRQGRTLYGFGG